A part of Aquibium oceanicum genomic DNA contains:
- a CDS encoding NAD-dependent epimerase/dehydratase family protein has protein sequence MPEMVLLTGASGFIGGVVARMLKARGYAIRAVSRQPATLDSSFDETTSLPDPNSGESGWTPLLAGVTHVVHCAGENKSLPYEACREPNVELPGRLARAAAGHLTGRFVLLSSVRAVCDGRSGEAISETTTEAPQDAYGKSKLEGERRVQAALGPEGRYLILRPAPVYGPGARGSFRSLSRLASLPLPLPLAGLTARRSLVDVESLAEAMVHVLQSPLASPRVYMVSDEAPLTVGEIIGAVRKGLGRGPGLFSVPPSLLRRIALVGRQEDMWRKLSDPLVVDPSRLAATGWRPAADTMQRISRYAERGLPAK, from the coding sequence ATGCCCGAAATGGTACTCCTGACCGGTGCGAGCGGGTTTATCGGCGGCGTGGTGGCACGCATGCTGAAGGCTCGCGGCTACGCGATAAGAGCGGTCTCGCGGCAGCCGGCAACGCTCGACTCGAGTTTCGACGAGACAACCTCGCTTCCCGACCCCAACAGCGGCGAAAGCGGATGGACGCCGCTGCTGGCCGGCGTGACGCACGTGGTCCACTGCGCCGGGGAGAACAAGTCCCTTCCCTACGAGGCTTGCCGGGAGCCCAATGTGGAGCTTCCCGGGCGCCTCGCGCGCGCGGCGGCCGGCCATCTGACAGGCCGCTTCGTGCTGCTGTCGTCGGTGCGCGCGGTCTGTGATGGCAGGTCTGGGGAGGCCATTTCGGAGACCACCACAGAGGCGCCGCAGGACGCCTACGGGAAGTCGAAACTCGAAGGCGAGCGGCGCGTCCAAGCGGCGCTTGGACCTGAAGGCCGATACCTGATCCTGCGTCCCGCGCCGGTCTACGGTCCCGGCGCGCGCGGCAGCTTCCGCAGCCTCTCACGCCTGGCGTCCCTCCCCCTTCCTCTGCCGCTGGCGGGCCTGACCGCGCGGCGGTCTCTCGTGGATGTGGAGAGCCTCGCCGAGGCGATGGTGCATGTCCTCCAGTCGCCTCTCGCCTCGCCCCGCGTCTACATGGTCTCCGACGAGGCGCCGCTGACCGTGGGGGAAATCATCGGCGCAGTCCGTAAGGGGCTCGGGCGCGGACCAGGCCTTTTCTCCGTACCGCCATCTCTGCTGCGACGTATCGCGCTGGTAGGCAGGCAGGAAGACATGTGGCGAAAGCTGAGCGATCCGCTCGTGGTGGATCCTTCCCGGCTCGCCGCTACCGGCTGGAGGCCGGCTGCCGATACCATGCAGCGAATAAGCCGATATGCAGAGCGTGGCTTGCCCGCTAAATGA
- a CDS encoding O-antigen ligase family protein has protein sequence MNPSLPPALDRNNKLFTVAVMGGGGVIGSGISILVGGSVYANLYHAARGRISLPRDRDVLTITAAFAFFYCVQAFSSIIHYSHLKSLWPLVQYGPFLAFPLIYARVAISRRKALATATEVGFVLGAIAGFIFAAIEIFWIGASRAEGLSGNQGPFAVVNAVIYGGCIVAALRHGGAIGVTSLVAAALAAGTILMSGTRSLWPMIVVAPVLLVFLYPSEARRFFSPKRAAIAGALALVIGVFAFPLAQDRIAALLSDYDRVFVEGKLDNSLGTRLRVWETGYQLILERPLLGHGPDKADELMGGYTHFHNFLMNAWVMSGLPGVAAVLALLVTPVIVLARRRGGDLQKFGFALSLLLSTSYVASGTVGIMFGHDILDALFIYGMIVAAFLACGDDDARTPADSVSPKGGGREA, from the coding sequence ATGAATCCATCCTTGCCGCCAGCGCTCGACCGGAACAACAAGCTGTTTACCGTCGCCGTCATGGGTGGAGGCGGCGTCATCGGCAGCGGCATAAGCATCCTGGTGGGCGGTTCGGTCTATGCCAATCTGTATCACGCCGCGCGGGGTCGTATTTCCCTTCCGCGAGACCGCGACGTTCTCACGATCACCGCCGCATTCGCCTTCTTCTACTGCGTCCAGGCCTTCTCCAGCATCATCCATTACAGCCACCTGAAATCGCTCTGGCCGCTTGTGCAGTACGGACCGTTCCTGGCTTTTCCCCTGATTTACGCGAGGGTCGCGATTTCCAGGCGGAAGGCCCTGGCGACGGCTACCGAGGTGGGCTTCGTCCTGGGCGCGATCGCCGGCTTCATCTTCGCTGCGATCGAAATTTTCTGGATCGGAGCCAGCAGGGCCGAAGGCCTGTCGGGCAATCAGGGTCCGTTCGCGGTGGTCAACGCGGTTATCTACGGCGGTTGCATCGTCGCCGCTCTCAGGCACGGGGGCGCCATCGGCGTGACGAGCCTCGTTGCCGCGGCTCTTGCAGCGGGGACGATCCTGATGTCCGGGACCCGGTCGTTGTGGCCGATGATCGTGGTCGCGCCGGTCCTGCTGGTGTTCCTCTATCCCTCGGAAGCGCGGCGGTTTTTCTCGCCGAAGCGCGCCGCGATCGCCGGAGCGCTCGCCCTCGTCATCGGCGTATTTGCCTTTCCACTGGCTCAGGACCGGATCGCCGCCCTTCTCTCGGATTACGACCGGGTCTTCGTGGAAGGGAAACTGGACAACTCGCTCGGCACGCGGCTGCGCGTGTGGGAAACCGGCTACCAGCTCATCCTCGAAAGGCCGCTGCTGGGACACGGCCCCGACAAGGCCGACGAACTCATGGGCGGATACACCCATTTCCACAATTTCCTGATGAACGCGTGGGTGATGTCCGGGCTGCCAGGGGTGGCCGCCGTGCTCGCGCTCCTCGTGACGCCCGTTATCGTGCTTGCGCGACGACGGGGCGGCGATCTGCAAAAATTCGGCTTCGCACTTTCGCTCCTGCTGTCGACAAGCTACGTCGCCAGCGGAACCGTCGGGATCATGTTCGGCCATGACATCCTCGACGCGCTCTTCATTTACGGGATGATCGTGGCCGCGTTCCTGGCGTGCGGGGATGATGACGCCCGAACGCCGGCGGATTCGGTCTCTCCGAAGGGTGGTGGCCGAGAGGCCTGA
- a CDS encoding nucleoside-diphosphate sugar epimerase/dehydratase: MRRLIIVAMDVAMVLAAVPLSLALSGSNLSIDPYSRSSLTAWLSVGVFAHLLFRYSGLYRMMWRFASTPDFFGIFRNCLILTIVLYLTAISIRAVYPIAGLNERQFIVFFMMSFVFISSPRLIYRYLREGSGWSMGELGFRKRSSTRALFFGRLNDADMIINYGRSAADDGIDIIGIVSPEDAAVMGSRVQNVPVVGRKEQAQHVLYEYLKDTEKISMIIFGQHADKEFMEFPELVRIARQHGVDVDQFSGMLQSRRAGKLVLERVEMETILRRSTVTPDEQMLASILRDKRVIVTGGAGSIGRTLVRRALDMGAEAVLVADISEFNIFQLQSDLARIYEERLIARLVDIGDKSSFSRVVRDFRPDVIFHAAALKHVPILEDNWISAVRTNVFGTKNCVEVATECKVAHFVLISSDKAADPTSVLGFTKRFAEQIVNSMHYMQRRKASASGRGTNFIGVRFGNVFGSDGSVSTIFQRQIDNGGPVTITDPAMTRYLMTIGEAVDLVILSAADSALRWPEDGPGIYMLDMGEPVSIMAVADIMIRLAGKEPNRDIPIVVTGRRPGEKVHEILSAPGEDITDIGVPSVFGLRTGLFEWTEIATALERLAEAVERGDKETAIAIMKALYKPAISHRGKREPAVTPGNGAGSDAAEHVNGAAAFEPPATKTPVTKEARGDRPHQGMHKVVPFPARMFPSELEQAKS, encoded by the coding sequence GTGAGAAGACTGATCATCGTCGCAATGGACGTCGCAATGGTCCTGGCGGCGGTGCCGCTCAGTCTGGCGCTGTCCGGATCGAACCTTTCGATCGATCCCTATTCGCGTTCCTCGCTGACGGCATGGCTGTCGGTCGGGGTCTTCGCCCACCTCCTGTTCCGCTACAGTGGCCTCTATCGGATGATGTGGCGGTTCGCCTCAACGCCGGACTTCTTCGGAATCTTCCGCAACTGCCTCATCCTGACGATCGTGCTCTACCTGACGGCGATCTCGATCAGGGCAGTCTACCCGATCGCGGGTCTGAACGAACGACAGTTCATCGTCTTCTTCATGATGTCGTTCGTATTCATTTCCTCGCCGCGTCTCATATACCGATACCTGCGCGAGGGGTCCGGCTGGAGCATGGGCGAGTTGGGATTCCGGAAGCGCTCAAGCACGCGCGCGCTCTTTTTCGGACGCCTCAACGACGCGGACATGATCATCAACTACGGCCGCAGCGCCGCGGACGATGGCATCGACATCATCGGGATCGTTTCGCCCGAGGATGCCGCCGTCATGGGCAGCCGCGTCCAGAACGTGCCGGTCGTGGGCCGCAAGGAGCAGGCCCAGCATGTCCTCTACGAGTACCTGAAGGACACCGAGAAGATTTCCATGATCATCTTCGGCCAGCATGCCGACAAGGAGTTCATGGAGTTCCCGGAACTGGTGCGTATCGCGCGGCAGCACGGTGTCGACGTCGATCAGTTTTCCGGCATGCTGCAGTCACGCCGGGCCGGCAAGCTGGTGCTGGAACGGGTGGAGATGGAAACCATCCTCCGGCGGTCTACCGTGACGCCGGACGAGCAGATGCTGGCGAGCATCCTGCGCGACAAGCGGGTCATCGTGACCGGCGGCGCCGGTTCGATCGGCCGGACCCTGGTCAGGAGGGCGCTCGACATGGGCGCCGAGGCCGTTCTGGTGGCCGACATCTCCGAGTTCAACATCTTTCAGCTCCAGTCGGATCTCGCCCGGATCTACGAGGAGCGGCTGATCGCCCGACTTGTCGACATCGGCGACAAGTCGTCATTCTCGCGCGTGGTGCGGGATTTCCGGCCGGACGTTATCTTCCACGCCGCGGCGCTGAAGCACGTGCCCATCCTGGAGGACAACTGGATATCGGCGGTCCGGACGAACGTCTTCGGCACCAAGAACTGCGTGGAAGTAGCCACGGAATGCAAGGTCGCGCACTTTGTCCTGATCTCGAGCGACAAGGCAGCGGACCCGACGTCCGTGCTCGGCTTCACCAAGCGGTTCGCCGAACAGATCGTCAATTCGATGCACTACATGCAGAGGAGGAAGGCGAGCGCGTCGGGCCGCGGTACGAACTTCATCGGTGTCCGATTCGGCAACGTTTTCGGCAGCGACGGCTCGGTGTCGACCATTTTCCAGCGTCAGATCGACAACGGCGGACCGGTGACGATCACCGATCCGGCGATGACGCGTTATCTCATGACGATCGGCGAAGCGGTCGATCTCGTCATCCTGTCGGCGGCCGATTCGGCCCTGCGCTGGCCCGAGGACGGACCGGGCATATACATGCTCGACATGGGCGAGCCGGTCTCGATCATGGCTGTCGCCGACATCATGATCCGGCTCGCCGGCAAGGAACCCAATCGCGACATTCCCATCGTGGTGACCGGACGCCGTCCGGGCGAGAAGGTCCACGAGATCCTGAGCGCGCCCGGCGAGGACATCACAGACATCGGCGTTCCGAGCGTCTTTGGCCTCCGCACCGGCCTCTTCGAGTGGACGGAGATCGCCACGGCGCTGGAACGCTTGGCCGAGGCCGTCGAAAGAGGCGACAAGGAGACCGCGATCGCGATCATGAAGGCGCTCTACAAGCCGGCGATCAGCCATCGCGGCAAACGGGAGCCTGCCGTAACTCCGGGGAATGGCGCCGGGTCTGACGCGGCGGAGCATGTGAACGGCGCGGCTGCGTTCGAACCGCCTGCGACCAAGACCCCTGTTACCAAGGAGGCGCGGGGCGACCGTCCGCACCAGGGCATGCATAAGGTGGTCCCGTTCCCCGCTCGCATGTTTCCGTCCGAACTGGAACAGGCGAAGTCCTGA
- the metK gene encoding methionine adenosyltransferase, with amino-acid sequence MARSNYLFTSESVSEGHPDKVCDRISDEIVDLVYREAKKAGMDPWDVRVACETLATTNRVVIAGEVRVPKSLLKQDKDGNVLEDAKEFPIINPSKFKSAARKAIRAIGYEQDGFHWKKARIDVLLHGQSADIAQGVDNASDRQGEEGAGDQGIMFGYACRETPDLMPAPIYYSHKILELLAAARHKGEGEASRLGPDAKSQVTVRYADGKPAEVTQIVLSTQHLEAGWDSKKVRQVVEPYIREALGDLPIAKDCNWYVNPTGKFVIGGPDGDAGLTGRKIIVDTYGGAAPHGGGAFSGKDTTKVDRSAAYAARYLAKNVVAAKLAERCTIQLSYAIGVAQPLSIYVDLHGTGTVEEAAVEAALRKVMDLSPSGIRRHLDLNRPIYARTAAYGHFGRKPGRDGAFSWEKTDLVKAIKDAVAS; translated from the coding sequence GTGGCGCGCTCGAACTACCTCTTCACCAGCGAATCCGTATCCGAAGGCCATCCCGACAAGGTCTGCGACCGCATCTCCGACGAGATCGTCGATCTGGTCTACCGGGAGGCGAAGAAGGCGGGCATGGACCCCTGGGACGTGCGCGTCGCCTGCGAGACGCTGGCCACCACCAACCGCGTGGTGATCGCCGGCGAGGTGCGGGTGCCGAAGTCGCTGCTCAAGCAGGACAAGGACGGCAACGTCCTGGAGGACGCCAAGGAGTTCCCCATCATCAACCCGTCGAAGTTCAAGTCGGCGGCGCGCAAGGCGATCCGCGCCATCGGCTACGAGCAGGACGGCTTCCACTGGAAGAAGGCGCGCATCGACGTGCTCCTGCACGGCCAGTCGGCCGACATCGCGCAGGGTGTCGACAACGCGTCGGACCGGCAGGGCGAGGAAGGCGCGGGCGACCAGGGCATCATGTTCGGCTATGCCTGCCGCGAGACGCCGGACCTGATGCCGGCGCCGATCTACTACAGCCACAAGATCCTGGAGCTCCTGGCCGCCGCCCGCCACAAGGGCGAGGGCGAGGCCTCCCGGCTGGGGCCCGACGCCAAGAGCCAGGTGACGGTGCGCTACGCCGACGGGAAGCCGGCCGAGGTGACGCAGATCGTCCTGTCGACGCAGCATCTCGAGGCGGGCTGGGACTCCAAGAAGGTGCGCCAGGTGGTCGAGCCCTACATCCGCGAGGCGCTGGGCGACCTGCCGATCGCCAAGGACTGCAACTGGTACGTCAACCCGACCGGCAAGTTCGTCATCGGCGGGCCTGACGGCGACGCGGGCCTGACGGGCCGCAAGATCATCGTCGACACCTATGGCGGGGCGGCGCCGCATGGCGGCGGCGCGTTCTCGGGCAAGGACACGACCAAGGTCGACCGCTCGGCCGCCTATGCGGCGCGTTATCTGGCCAAGAACGTGGTGGCGGCCAAGCTCGCCGAGCGCTGCACCATCCAGCTTTCCTACGCCATCGGCGTGGCCCAGCCGCTGTCGATCTACGTCGACCTGCACGGCACGGGCACGGTGGAGGAGGCGGCGGTCGAGGCCGCGCTGCGCAAGGTGATGGACCTGTCGCCGTCGGGCATCCGCCGCCATCTCGATCTCAACCGCCCGATCTACGCCCGCACAGCCGCCTACGGCCATTTCGGCCGCAAACCCGGCCGCGACGGCGCCTTCTCCTGGGAAAAGACCGACCTCGTCAAAGCCATCAAGGACGCCGTCGCCAGCTGA
- a CDS encoding phage tail protein, translating into MNSNPKNSLRYLAMMAALPIATLMSTPAAAQSEPFVGQLMVTGANFCPRGWARADGQLIAIQTNTALFSLLGTTYGGNGQTTFALPDLRGRGPIHNGQGPGLTNYLQGQIGGTEQLTVGITNMPSHNHAVQATNEYADKGGPGGKFLGSDPELHAYHEGPANKIMNSAMITNTGGGQPIAKRSPYLTMMWCIALYGIYPPRD; encoded by the coding sequence ATGAACTCCAATCCTAAGAATTCGCTCAGGTATCTCGCCATGATGGCGGCCTTGCCGATCGCGACGTTGATGTCTACACCCGCCGCCGCGCAGTCCGAACCGTTTGTCGGCCAATTGATGGTAACCGGCGCCAATTTCTGCCCCAGGGGGTGGGCGCGCGCCGACGGACAGCTCATCGCAATTCAAACGAATACCGCCCTCTTTTCGCTTCTCGGCACGACCTATGGCGGGAACGGCCAGACGACCTTCGCCCTGCCGGACCTGCGCGGGCGTGGGCCGATCCACAACGGGCAGGGGCCCGGCCTGACGAACTACCTGCAAGGCCAGATCGGCGGGACGGAACAACTCACCGTCGGCATCACCAACATGCCGTCCCACAATCATGCGGTCCAGGCCACCAACGAGTATGCGGACAAGGGGGGACCGGGAGGAAAGTTTCTCGGTTCGGATCCCGAGTTGCACGCGTACCACGAAGGCCCGGCGAACAAGATCATGAATTCGGCCATGATTACGAACACCGGCGGCGGCCAGCCAATAGCCAAGCGGAGTCCATACCTGACGATGATGTGGTGCATCGCGCTGTACGGCATTTACCCCCCGCGAGACTAG
- the trmFO gene encoding methylenetetrahydrofolate--tRNA-(uracil(54)-C(5))-methyltransferase (FADH(2)-oxidizing) TrmFO, whose amino-acid sequence MTTPPIHVVGGGLAGSEAAWQIASAGVPVVIHEMRGVRGTEAHKTDDLAELVCSNSFRSDDAENNAVGLLHAEMRLANSLIMASGDAHQVPAGGALAVDRDSFSAAVTARLEAHPLVTVLREEISGLPPAEWDQAIIATGPLTAPSLAEAIRAETGADALAFFDAIAPIVHFDTIDMETAWFQSRYDKVGPGGTGKDYVNCPMDKDRYFAFVQALIDGGKTEFKEWEGTPYFDGCLPIEVMAERGVETLRHGPMKPMGLTNAHDPAVKAYAVVQLRQDNALGTLYNMVGFQTKLKHAEQVRIFRMIPGLKNAEFARLGGLHRNTYINSPVLLDGSLQLKSRPGLRFAGQITGCEGYVESAAIGLLAGRFAAAERLGRPLSTPPATTAFGALLGHITGGHIVSDDEPGKRSFQPMNVNFGLFPPLDPGTKLKPEGFEGRFRGKDKASAKKRAVTARALADCKAWLGLEMRQAAE is encoded by the coding sequence ATGACAACACCCCCCATCCACGTCGTCGGCGGCGGGCTCGCCGGCTCGGAGGCCGCCTGGCAGATCGCCTCGGCGGGCGTGCCGGTCGTCATCCACGAAATGCGCGGTGTGCGCGGCACCGAGGCCCACAAGACGGACGACCTCGCCGAACTCGTCTGCTCCAATTCCTTCCGCTCCGACGACGCGGAGAACAATGCCGTCGGCCTGTTGCATGCCGAGATGCGACTCGCGAACTCGCTGATCATGGCGTCGGGCGACGCGCACCAGGTTCCGGCCGGCGGCGCGCTCGCTGTGGATCGCGACAGCTTCTCCGCCGCGGTGACCGCCAGGCTGGAGGCGCATCCGCTCGTCACGGTCTTGCGCGAGGAGATATCGGGCTTGCCACCGGCCGAGTGGGACCAGGCCATTATCGCCACGGGTCCGCTGACCGCCCCATCGCTGGCCGAGGCGATCCGCGCCGAAACGGGCGCCGACGCGCTCGCCTTCTTCGACGCCATCGCGCCGATCGTGCATTTCGACACGATCGACATGGAAACCGCCTGGTTCCAGTCGCGCTACGACAAGGTCGGGCCAGGCGGCACGGGGAAGGACTACGTCAACTGTCCGATGGACAAGGACCGGTACTTCGCCTTCGTCCAGGCGCTGATCGATGGGGGCAAGACCGAGTTCAAGGAGTGGGAAGGCACCCCCTATTTCGACGGCTGCCTGCCGATCGAGGTCATGGCGGAACGCGGCGTGGAAACGCTGCGCCACGGGCCGATGAAACCGATGGGGCTCACCAACGCGCACGACCCGGCGGTCAAGGCCTACGCCGTCGTGCAGCTTCGCCAGGACAATGCACTCGGCACGCTCTACAACATGGTCGGTTTCCAGACCAAGCTGAAGCATGCCGAGCAGGTGCGCATCTTCCGGATGATCCCCGGACTGAAGAACGCGGAGTTCGCCCGGCTCGGCGGCTTGCACCGCAACACCTACATCAATTCACCCGTGCTGCTCGACGGTTCGCTGCAGCTGAAGTCGCGGCCGGGGCTGCGCTTCGCCGGACAGATCACCGGATGCGAAGGCTATGTTGAATCGGCGGCGATCGGCCTTCTTGCCGGCCGCTTCGCCGCGGCCGAGCGGCTCGGCCGGCCGCTTTCCACGCCCCCCGCCACGACCGCTTTCGGGGCACTGCTCGGCCACATCACCGGCGGTCACATTGTCTCCGACGACGAGCCCGGCAAGCGATCCTTCCAGCCGATGAACGTCAATTTCGGGCTGTTTCCGCCGCTCGATCCGGGGACCAAGCTGAAGCCGGAAGGATTCGAGGGGCGTTTCCGCGGCAAGGACAAGGCATCCGCCAAGAAGCGCGCCGTGACCGCCCGGGCTCTCGCCGACTGCAAGGCATGGCTCGGGCTGGAAATGCGCCAGGCGGCGGAATAG
- a CDS encoding HD-GYP domain-containing protein — translation MPPAAPHPRASALSLAELLGALSHALDLTEGQPVGHCKRACWIGTQIGMEMGLDDAALSDLYFTVLLKDLGCSSNAARICELYLADDISFKRDFKTIDGSLAAALRFVFDKTGLESGFSERVRAILNILRNGGQIARELIETRCHRGADIAAKMRFSDAVQEGIRWLDEHWDGSGKPEGRVGAAIPLASRIALVSQIADIFHSDGGRMAARAEVLARRNSWFDPAVVDAFAAAERHPGFWEVLEDGNLENHLFALPPARTSAVVTEDYVDDIAAAFADVIDAKSPFTAGHSRRVTLFTDMIAEELGLDPEHRRWLRRAALLHDIGKLAVSNQILDKPGKPAEAEWQSIRSHPAHSADILRKVAIFRDFADIAGAHHERLDGKGYPYGLKGDEILSEVRMLTVADVFDALTADRPYRAAMPVAEAFAILDRDTGAAFDGECVAALKRAVGRLAVSDDREAPALQWG, via the coding sequence ATGCCTCCTGCCGCGCCGCATCCGCGCGCCAGCGCGTTGAGCCTAGCCGAACTCCTTGGTGCGCTCAGCCACGCGCTCGATCTCACGGAAGGGCAGCCTGTCGGCCACTGCAAGCGCGCCTGCTGGATCGGTACGCAGATCGGCATGGAAATGGGGCTCGACGACGCGGCGCTGTCCGACCTCTATTTCACCGTGCTGTTGAAGGATCTCGGTTGCTCCAGCAACGCGGCGCGTATCTGCGAACTCTATCTGGCAGACGACATCTCGTTCAAGCGCGACTTCAAAACGATTGACGGCAGCCTCGCCGCGGCCCTGCGGTTCGTCTTCGACAAGACCGGTCTGGAATCAGGCTTCTCCGAGCGCGTGCGTGCCATCCTCAACATCTTGCGCAACGGCGGTCAGATTGCCCGCGAACTTATCGAGACCCGTTGCCATCGCGGAGCGGATATCGCCGCCAAGATGCGATTTTCCGATGCGGTTCAGGAAGGCATCCGCTGGCTCGACGAACACTGGGACGGTTCGGGCAAGCCGGAGGGAAGAGTGGGCGCCGCCATTCCGCTGGCCTCCCGAATCGCGCTTGTCTCCCAGATAGCCGATATCTTCCATTCCGATGGCGGGCGCATGGCGGCCCGCGCCGAGGTCTTGGCACGGCGGAACTCATGGTTCGATCCTGCCGTCGTCGATGCCTTCGCTGCCGCCGAGCGGCATCCAGGCTTCTGGGAGGTGCTCGAGGACGGGAACCTCGAAAACCACCTCTTCGCCTTGCCGCCGGCGCGCACGAGCGCAGTCGTGACCGAGGATTATGTCGACGACATTGCAGCGGCCTTCGCCGACGTCATCGACGCCAAAAGCCCCTTCACCGCCGGCCACAGCCGTCGTGTTACGCTCTTCACTGACATGATCGCGGAGGAACTGGGACTGGACCCGGAGCACCGGCGCTGGCTGCGGCGGGCCGCGCTACTGCACGACATCGGCAAACTTGCCGTCTCCAACCAGATCCTCGACAAGCCGGGAAAACCTGCCGAGGCGGAGTGGCAGTCGATCCGCAGCCATCCCGCCCACAGCGCCGATATCCTGCGCAAGGTGGCAATCTTCCGCGATTTCGCCGACATTGCGGGCGCCCATCACGAACGTCTCGACGGGAAAGGCTATCCGTACGGGCTGAAAGGCGACGAGATCTTGTCGGAGGTCAGAATGCTGACGGTCGCCGACGTCTTCGACGCGTTGACGGCCGACCGTCCGTATCGCGCGGCGATGCCGGTGGCCGAGGCCTTCGCCATCCTCGACCGCGACACAGGCGCAGCCTTCGACGGAGAATGCGTCGCGGCCCTGAAACGCGCCGTCGGTCGGCTGGCGGTGTCGGACGACAGGGAGGCGCCGGCCCTGCAATGGGGCTGA
- a CDS encoding crotonase/enoyl-CoA hydratase family protein, translated as MPEQSSEFFRVERDGAVVHLMMNRPERSNAMSPDFWRDLPRHLDALGRDETVRCAVISGEGRNFTGGMDLSAFADIARLFDNEPGRAAYAMRDVILNLQDAFNAIERARFPVIAAIHGACIGGGIDLITACDMRIASSDAFFAIEEIHIGMAADVGTLQRLPKLIAPAIAAELAYTGRRFWAEEAKGFGLVSAIHADPQAMLAAALDLARSVAAKSPLAIAGIKRNLAYSRDHSVADGLDYIAAWNAGMLRPGDLMAAVQAKMAKRDAAFPDLLPKG; from the coding sequence ATGCCTGAGCAGAGCAGCGAATTTTTCCGCGTCGAGCGTGATGGCGCCGTCGTTCACCTCATGATGAACCGTCCCGAGCGCTCGAACGCCATGTCGCCCGACTTCTGGCGCGACCTTCCTCGCCATCTGGATGCGCTCGGGCGCGACGAGACGGTCCGCTGCGCCGTGATTTCCGGAGAGGGCCGCAACTTCACCGGCGGAATGGACCTTTCGGCCTTCGCCGACATCGCCAGGCTCTTCGACAACGAGCCGGGACGCGCCGCCTATGCCATGCGGGACGTCATCCTGAACCTGCAGGACGCGTTCAACGCCATCGAGCGCGCCCGCTTCCCCGTGATCGCGGCCATTCATGGCGCCTGCATAGGCGGGGGCATCGACCTGATTACCGCCTGCGACATGCGGATCGCGTCGTCCGACGCGTTCTTCGCGATCGAGGAGATCCACATCGGCATGGCGGCCGACGTGGGCACGCTGCAGCGCCTGCCGAAGCTCATAGCACCGGCGATCGCAGCCGAACTCGCCTATACCGGCCGACGCTTTTGGGCCGAAGAGGCGAAAGGCTTCGGTCTCGTCTCGGCCATCCATGCAGACCCGCAGGCGATGCTCGCGGCGGCGCTGGACCTTGCCCGCTCCGTCGCGGCGAAATCGCCGCTGGCGATCGCCGGCATCAAGCGCAATCTCGCCTATTCGCGCGACCACTCTGTGGCAGACGGCCTCGATTACATCGCAGCCTGGAACGCCGGAATGCTGCGGCCCGGCGATCTGATGGCGGCCGTGCAGGCGAAGATGGCCAAGCGGGACGCGGCGTTTCCGGACCTTTTGCCGAAGGGGTAA